A single window of Doryrhamphus excisus isolate RoL2022-K1 chromosome 5, RoL_Dexc_1.0, whole genome shotgun sequence DNA harbors:
- the lsm4 gene encoding U6 snRNA-associated Sm-like protein LSm4 produces MLPLSLLKTAQNHPMLVELKNGETYNGHLVSCDNWMNINLREVICTSRDGDKFWRMPECYIRGSTIKYLRIPDEIIDMVKEEVVSKGRGRGGAQQNKQQGKGRGGAGRGVFGGRGRGMSGAGRGQQQQDKKPGKPQGMKNQH; encoded by the exons ATG CTTCCTTTGTCTCTGCTGAAGACCGCCCAGAACCATCCAATG ctggtGGAGCTGAAGAATGGAGAAACGTATAACGGTCACCTGGTCAGCTGTGACAACTGGATGAACATCAACTTAAGAGAAGTCATTTGTACCTCGCGG gATGGTGACAAGTTCTGGAGAATGCCCGAGTGCTACATCCGAGGAAGCACCATCAAGTATCTGCGAATCCCAGACGAGATCATCGACATGGTGAAGGAGGAGGTAGTGTCGAAGGGTCGAGGACGGGGAGGCGCCCAGCAGAACAAACAGCAGGGCAAAGGGAGAGGAGGAGCAGGCCGag GTGTGTTTGGGGGTCGGGGTCGAGGGATGAGCGGCGCCGGACGaggtcagcagcagcaggataagAAACCAGGCAAACCACAGGGGATGAAGAACCAGCACTAA